In one Pseudomonas tensinigenes genomic region, the following are encoded:
- a CDS encoding YheV family putative zinc ribbon protein produces the protein MSEGPVITKKRFIAGAVCPACSEPDKLMMWNEDSVPHRECVACGYSDTLNEQGLSVPKELGTRVNTSALKPTADKTVQAVQFFPNPKLKKKPDEQH, from the coding sequence ATGAGTGAGGGGCCTGTGATTACCAAGAAACGCTTTATCGCCGGGGCAGTCTGCCCGGCGTGCAGCGAGCCGGACAAGCTGATGATGTGGAACGAGGACAGCGTGCCGCACCGTGAATGTGTGGCCTGCGGTTATTCGGATACGCTGAACGAACAAGGCCTGTCGGTTCCCAAGGAGTTGGGCACGCGAGTCAACACCAGCGCGCTCAAGCCGACGGCGGACAAGACCGTCCAGGCGGTGCAGTTCTTCCCCAATCCGAAACTGAAAAAAAAGCCTGACGAGCAACACTGA
- a CDS encoding M3 family metallopeptidase: MPDTNPLLQHWTLPPWSAIRAEHLGPAINVIVADNRRIIAQVIASQTEHPGWDDLVVAVDEADARLDEAMGIIEILSTVKVDDVDWLRESALCSLTADRYRAEKAANLALYRTYQRLANSSIAASFDGQRQASLAKILRKFRLSGIELPTAQQQKLARLNRDIRRLEQLFLSNLEQASAAWHKRIDDVTQLDGLSAAVKARLALNAKEAGHDGWRLTLDQNTYRQIMTHGQNRALREEYFTAWFTRASDRGRQPDKADNDPVLTLLVALRHEKARLLGCENFVQFRLENRMATSPEQVGTFVRQQAALNTPALLRDARALNAFALTQGIAPVQPWDEDFLAEQLRLQQLNGALKGLRQYFPLEGTLRRLCQFSERMFGVDIIEQTSAEHWHESIRLLEVREHGQVIGHIYIDPYHRDDAADYAFTSALRIRRVNAEGRPSLPIAHLYSNFPAATDEHPCLLSHENLRVLFHEFGHCLQHVLTRSPHRNLSGISQLGRDTAEFAGQLFEHWCLSPEFLVWLGAHYQSGERLTLARVNTALTAIGAHTSRTTAMLLMSALFDLQLHRSHGDGRSIEQIFEDVQRENPHLQMSGYYRFAYGFDYLATGYEASVYAYKWSGVLASEVFKRFQREGLFATQTGRDFREAFFSPGDSRSLLNSAHAFLGEPVNAQLFAAATPAVTSD, from the coding sequence ATGCCTGACACCAATCCGCTGTTACAACACTGGACCCTGCCACCGTGGTCGGCGATACGCGCCGAGCATCTGGGGCCGGCAATCAACGTGATCGTTGCCGATAACCGCCGGATCATTGCCCAAGTAATCGCCAGCCAGACCGAGCATCCGGGCTGGGACGATCTGGTGGTGGCCGTCGATGAAGCCGATGCTCGTCTGGATGAAGCCATGGGCATCATCGAGATACTCTCGACGGTCAAAGTCGACGACGTCGATTGGCTCAGGGAAAGCGCCTTGTGCAGCCTCACCGCGGACCGATACAGGGCCGAAAAGGCCGCCAATCTGGCGTTGTATCGTACTTACCAACGGCTAGCCAACAGCTCGATCGCAGCAAGTTTCGATGGTCAGCGCCAAGCCTCGCTGGCGAAGATTCTGCGCAAGTTCCGCTTGTCCGGGATTGAGCTGCCAACTGCGCAACAGCAAAAACTTGCCCGCCTGAACCGCGATATCCGGCGTCTGGAACAACTGTTCCTGAGCAATCTGGAGCAGGCCAGCGCCGCATGGCACAAACGCATCGACGACGTCACGCAGCTCGATGGTTTGTCTGCTGCGGTGAAGGCGCGCCTGGCGCTCAATGCCAAAGAGGCAGGACACGACGGCTGGCGACTCACGCTGGATCAGAACACTTATCGGCAGATCATGACTCATGGGCAAAACAGGGCACTGCGGGAAGAGTATTTCACTGCGTGGTTCACCCGGGCATCCGATCGCGGCCGGCAGCCGGACAAAGCCGACAATGATCCGGTGCTGACGTTGCTGGTCGCCTTGCGTCACGAGAAAGCCAGATTGCTGGGGTGCGAGAATTTCGTCCAGTTTCGCCTTGAAAACCGCATGGCCACCTCGCCTGAGCAAGTCGGCACCTTTGTCCGCCAGCAAGCCGCGTTGAACACGCCGGCCTTGCTGCGCGACGCCCGGGCTCTGAACGCATTCGCGCTGACACAGGGGATTGCGCCAGTACAGCCATGGGATGAAGACTTTCTCGCCGAGCAGTTACGCCTCCAACAATTGAACGGTGCACTCAAGGGCCTGCGTCAGTATTTTCCGCTCGAGGGTACGTTGCGCCGGCTCTGTCAGTTCAGCGAGCGTATGTTCGGTGTCGATATCATCGAACAGACGTCTGCCGAGCACTGGCATGAAAGCATTCGGCTATTGGAGGTGCGCGAACACGGGCAAGTGATCGGGCATATCTACATCGACCCTTATCACCGCGACGATGCCGCCGATTACGCGTTCACCAGCGCCTTGCGCATCCGCCGGGTCAATGCCGAAGGACGCCCATCACTGCCGATTGCCCACCTTTACAGCAACTTTCCCGCCGCCACAGACGAGCATCCTTGCCTGCTCTCCCACGAAAATCTGCGGGTGCTGTTCCACGAGTTCGGCCACTGCTTGCAACATGTTCTGACGCGCTCGCCCCATCGCAACCTGTCGGGGATATCCCAGTTGGGCCGCGATACGGCCGAGTTCGCCGGGCAGCTGTTCGAACACTGGTGCCTGTCACCCGAGTTTCTGGTGTGGCTGGGAGCTCATTATCAGAGCGGCGAGCGGTTGACGTTGGCGCGAGTCAACACAGCCCTGACGGCCATTGGTGCTCACACCAGCCGGACAACTGCCATGCTGTTGATGTCAGCATTATTCGATCTGCAGTTACATCGCAGCCATGGCGATGGTCGCAGCATCGAGCAAATATTCGAGGACGTGCAACGCGAGAACCCGCACCTGCAAATGTCGGGCTATTACCGCTTCGCCTATGGATTCGACTACCTGGCGACCGGCTATGAGGCATCGGTCTATGCCTACAAATGGTCAGGCGTACTGGCTAGCGAAGTGTTCAAACGGTTTCAACGCGAAGGCCTGTTCGCCACCCAGACGGGACGGGATTTTCGCGAGGCGTTCTTCTCCCCCGGCGATTCCCGCTCATTGCTGAACTCGGCACATGCGTTTCTTGGCGAGCCGGTCAATGCACAACTGTTTGCAGCCGCGACCCCTGCGGTTACTTCAGATTGA
- a CDS encoding HAD family hydrolase, with product MHYQTVLFDLDGTLTDPREGITRSIQFALAKLGIDEPDLTKLEHFIGPPLLQAFMQFYEFDEAKAWQAVNFYRERFKVTGLYENRVFEGVTPLLETLSGQGRQLYIATSKPWEFAREIARHFDFARHFKVIYGSELDGTRTNKVELIAHLMAEEGLDPANTLMIGDRKHDLIGARSNGLDAAAVGYGFGSFEELNAEAPAYHFETLDELHQAFLQR from the coding sequence ATGCATTACCAAACCGTACTGTTCGACCTCGATGGCACCCTGACCGACCCGCGTGAGGGCATCACCCGTTCCATCCAGTTCGCCCTCGCCAAGCTCGGTATCGATGAGCCTGATCTGACCAAACTCGAGCACTTCATCGGCCCGCCGTTGTTGCAGGCATTTATGCAGTTCTATGAGTTTGACGAGGCCAAGGCGTGGCAGGCGGTGAATTTCTATCGTGAGCGCTTCAAGGTAACTGGTCTGTATGAGAACCGCGTATTTGAGGGCGTGACGCCCTTGCTGGAAACCCTCAGTGGCCAAGGACGGCAGTTGTACATCGCCACCTCGAAGCCATGGGAATTTGCCCGCGAGATTGCCCGGCACTTTGATTTCGCCCGGCACTTCAAGGTGATCTATGGCAGCGAGCTGGACGGCACGCGGACCAACAAGGTTGAGCTGATTGCGCACTTGATGGCGGAAGAAGGGCTGGACCCGGCGAATACGCTGATGATCGGCGATCGTAAGCATGACCTGATCGGGGCGCGCAGCAATGGGTTGGATGCGGCGGCGGTCGGTTATGGGTTTGGCAGTTTTGAAGAGTTGAATGCCGAAGCCCCGGCTTATCACTTTGAAACGCTGGACGAGTTGCATCAGGCCTTTTTGCAGCGCTGA
- a CDS encoding gluconate 2-dehydrogenase subunit 3 family protein yields the protein MSDEDRDNPRREFLRKSLTLIPVVTLAGTGLGSSVLQAAPETAPAAPAPQSVRTDASAYQPSYFTAEEWAFINAAVAQLIPNDAQGPGALEAGVPEYIDRQMNTPYAAGALWYMQGPFNADAAPEMGWQSKLVPKEIYRLGIAATDQWAKSLNGKVFAEQDSATRDDLLKQLEAGKPQFDAVPAKIFFNLLLQNTKEGFFCDPIHGGNKGMVGWTMIGFPGARADFMDWVERNEQYPFPAVSIRGERA from the coding sequence ATGTCTGATGAAGATCGAGACAACCCGCGGCGTGAGTTTTTGCGCAAATCCCTGACCCTGATTCCGGTTGTCACTTTGGCCGGTACCGGTCTGGGCAGCAGCGTCCTGCAAGCGGCACCTGAAACCGCACCTGCTGCACCCGCGCCGCAATCGGTGCGCACTGATGCCAGCGCTTACCAACCGAGCTATTTCACGGCTGAGGAATGGGCGTTTATCAATGCCGCCGTCGCGCAATTGATTCCCAACGATGCCCAAGGCCCGGGTGCGCTCGAAGCCGGTGTACCGGAATACATCGACCGCCAGATGAACACGCCGTACGCCGCCGGTGCCCTTTGGTACATGCAGGGCCCGTTCAATGCTGACGCCGCTCCCGAGATGGGCTGGCAGAGCAAACTGGTACCCAAAGAGATCTATCGCCTCGGCATCGCCGCCACGGATCAGTGGGCAAAATCCCTCAACGGTAAAGTATTTGCTGAGCAAGACAGCGCTACCCGAGACGATTTGCTCAAGCAACTTGAAGCTGGCAAGCCGCAATTCGACGCGGTTCCGGCAAAGATTTTCTTCAATCTGCTGCTGCAAAACACCAAGGAAGGGTTCTTCTGCGACCCGATCCACGGCGGCAACAAAGGCATGGTCGGCTGGACCATGATCGGCTTCCCCGGCGCCCGCGCCGATTTCATGGATTGGGTGGAACGCAACGAGCAATACCCCTTCCCGGCAGTTTCGATTCGCGGCGAGAGGGCGTAA
- a CDS encoding dual specificity protein phosphatase family protein has product MSRVRFFPALCLSFLALLPSIAVQAQPASTVRPTEWAQPVEVQYNLFQMSPTLYRSALPDDGAVPLLKNLKVATVINFLPEADSNWLSDSGINQVQLPYRTNHVDDADVLKTLRAIQTAEASGPVLMHCKHGSDRTGLMAAMYRVVVQGWSKEDALSEMTQGGFGESGHFRESVRYMMQADVDKLRTALANGDCSTSAFATCSMKSWFQTVNLK; this is encoded by the coding sequence ATGTCCCGAGTGCGTTTTTTCCCGGCTTTGTGTTTATCGTTTTTAGCGCTGTTGCCCTCGATAGCAGTCCAGGCGCAGCCGGCATCGACGGTTCGCCCGACTGAGTGGGCGCAACCGGTCGAAGTGCAATACAACCTGTTCCAGATGTCGCCGACGCTCTATCGCAGCGCGTTGCCGGATGACGGCGCGGTGCCGTTGCTGAAAAATCTCAAGGTCGCCACGGTGATCAACTTTCTACCGGAAGCAGACAGCAACTGGTTGTCCGACTCCGGCATCAATCAAGTGCAATTGCCCTATCGCACCAATCACGTTGACGACGCCGATGTACTCAAGACCCTGCGTGCGATTCAGACTGCAGAGGCCAGCGGCCCGGTGCTGATGCATTGCAAGCACGGTTCTGACCGCACCGGGTTGATGGCGGCGATGTATCGCGTTGTGGTGCAGGGCTGGAGCAAAGAAGACGCCTTGAGCGAAATGACCCAGGGCGGCTTTGGTGAAAGCGGGCATTTTCGCGAGAGCGTGCGCTACATGATGCAGGCCGATGTCGACAAGCTGCGCACCGCGCTGGCTAATGGCGATTGCAGCACCAGCGCGTTCGCGACCTGCTCGATGAAGAGCTGGTTTCAGACGGTCAATCTGAAGTAA
- the prlC gene encoding oligopeptidase A, whose amino-acid sequence MSVNNPLLQSYDLPPFSTIRAEHVLPAIETILADNRAAIAEILKTQGQNPTWAGLVLAMDELNDRLGAAWSPVSHLNAVCNSAELREAYESCLPALSAYSTEMGQNRELFQAYEALANSPEAATFDVAQKTILEHALRDFRLSGIDLPEAEQKRYAEVQSKLSELGSRFSNQLLDATQAWTKHVTEEAALAGLTDSAKAQMAAAAQAKGLDGWLISLEFPSYYAVMTYAQDRALREEVYAAYCTRASDQGPNAGQNDNGPVMEEILDLRQELAKLLGFASFSELSLATKMAESSDQVLSFLRDLAKRSKPFAAQDLQQLRAYAAEQGCADLQSWDSGFYGEKLREQRYSVAQETLRAYFPIDKVLGGLFAIVQRLYGIEIAEQKGFDTWHPDVRLFEIKENGQHVGRFFFDLYARANKRGGAWMDGARDRRRTVDGVLQSPVANLVCNFTPADSGKPALLTHDEVTTLFHEFGHGLHHLLTRVDHAGVSGINGVAWDAVELPSQFMENWCWEPEGLALISGHYESGEPLPQDLLEKMLAAKNFQSGLMMVRQLEFSLFDFELHATHGDGRSPLQVLEGVRDEVSVMRPPAYNRFPNSFAHIFAGGYAAGYYSYKWAEVLSADAFSKFEEDGVLNAETGRAFREAILARGGSQAPMVLFVDFRGREPSIDALLRHSGLSEDAAA is encoded by the coding sequence GTGAGCGTGAACAACCCTCTGCTGCAGTCCTACGACCTGCCACCGTTCTCCACGATCCGTGCCGAACACGTCCTGCCCGCCATCGAAACGATCCTGGCCGACAACCGCGCCGCCATCGCCGAAATTCTCAAGACTCAAGGCCAGAACCCTACATGGGCCGGCCTGGTCCTGGCGATGGACGAACTCAATGACCGCCTCGGCGCTGCCTGGAGCCCGGTCAGCCACCTCAACGCCGTGTGCAACAGTGCCGAACTGCGTGAAGCCTACGAGTCGTGCCTGCCAGCCCTGAGCGCCTACTCCACCGAGATGGGCCAGAACCGCGAACTGTTCCAGGCTTATGAAGCGCTGGCCAACAGCCCGGAAGCCGCCACTTTCGACGTGGCGCAAAAGACTATTCTGGAACACGCCCTGCGTGACTTCCGTCTGTCGGGTATCGACCTGCCGGAAGCCGAACAGAAGCGCTATGCCGAAGTGCAGAGCAAACTGTCCGAGCTGGGCAGCCGCTTCTCCAATCAACTGCTCGACGCCACCCAGGCGTGGACCAAGCATGTCACCGAAGAAGCCGCCCTCGCCGGCCTGACCGATTCGGCCAAGGCGCAGATGGCGGCCGCTGCACAGGCCAAAGGCCTCGACGGCTGGCTGATCAGCCTGGAATTCCCGAGTTACTACGCGGTGATGACCTACGCGCAAGATCGTGCGCTGCGTGAAGAAGTCTACGCCGCCTACTGCACCCGCGCCTCGGATCAAGGCCCGAATGCCGGCCAGAACGACAACGGCCCGGTGATGGAAGAGATCCTCGACCTGCGCCAGGAACTGGCCAAGTTGCTGGGTTTCGCCAGCTTCTCCGAACTGAGCCTGGCCACCAAAATGGCCGAGTCCAGCGATCAGGTGCTGAGCTTCCTGCGCGATCTGGCCAAGCGCAGCAAACCGTTCGCCGCGCAGGATCTGCAACAGCTGCGTGCTTACGCCGCCGAACAGGGCTGCGCCGATCTGCAAAGCTGGGACAGCGGTTTCTACGGCGAGAAGCTGCGTGAACAACGCTACAGCGTCGCCCAGGAAACCCTGCGTGCCTACTTCCCGATCGACAAAGTGCTGGGCGGCCTGTTCGCCATCGTCCAGCGCCTGTACGGCATCGAAATCGCCGAGCAAAAAGGCTTCGACACCTGGCACCCGGACGTGCGCCTGTTCGAGATCAAGGAAAACGGTCAGCACGTCGGCCGCTTCTTCTTCGATCTCTATGCCCGCGCCAACAAGCGAGGCGGTGCGTGGATGGACGGCGCTCGCGATCGGCGTCGTACCGTCGACGGCGTGCTGCAAAGCCCGGTGGCCAATCTGGTGTGCAACTTCACCCCGGCCGACAGCGGCAAGCCTGCGCTGCTGACCCACGATGAAGTGACCACGCTGTTCCACGAATTCGGCCATGGTTTGCATCACCTGCTGACCCGCGTGGATCACGCCGGTGTTTCCGGGATCAACGGCGTGGCGTGGGACGCAGTCGAGCTGCCGAGCCAGTTCATGGAAAACTGGTGCTGGGAGCCGGAAGGCCTCGCGCTGATTTCCGGTCACTACGAAAGCGGCGAGCCGCTGCCGCAGGACCTGCTGGAAAAAATGCTCGCGGCGAAGAATTTCCAGTCCGGCCTGATGATGGTCCGTCAGCTCGAGTTCTCGCTGTTCGACTTCGAATTGCACGCCACCCACGGTGACGGCCGCAGTCCGCTGCAAGTGCTCGAGGGCGTGCGTGATGAGGTGTCGGTGATGCGTCCGCCAGCCTACAACCGCTTTCCGAACAGCTTCGCGCACATCTTCGCCGGCGGTTATGCGGCGGGTTACTACAGCTACAAGTGGGCAGAAGTGCTGTCAGCGGATGCCTTCTCGAAATTCGAAGAAGACGGCGTGCTCAACGCTGAAACCGGTCGCGCCTTCCGCGAAGCGATTCTGGCGCGCGGCGGTTCGCAGGCGCCGATGGTGCTGTTCGTCGACTTCCGTGGCCGTGAGCCGTCGATTGACGCACTGTTGCGCCACAGCGGCCTGAGTGAGGACGCGGCAGCATGA
- a CDS encoding c-type cytochrome — MKNLVIATLALLGSASIHAADVDQALIKQGEYLARAGDCVACHTAKNGKPFAGGLPMETPIGTIYSTNITPDKTGVGEYSFEDFDQAVRHGVAKNGSTLYPAMPYPSYARVSETDMQALYAYFMHGVAPVAQENKASDIPWPLSMRWPLMGWRWMFAPKVEDYKATGDDAVINRGAYLVEGLGHCGACHTPRALTMQEKSLSAADGSNFLAGSAPLEGWIAKSLRGDHKDGLGSWSEEQLVQFLKTGRSDRSAVFGGMSDVVTHSMQYMTDADLTAIARYLKSLPATDPNDQPHQYDEKAAKALWNGDDSQRGAAVYIDNCAACHRTDGHGYTRVFPALAGNPVLQSDDPTSLIHIVLKGGTLPATHTAPSTFTMPGFAWRLSDQEVADVVSFIRGSWGNKGAPVKVADVAELRKEDMKHTSSDDLGQVTQHN; from the coding sequence ATGAAAAATCTCGTTATCGCGACTTTGGCGCTGCTCGGCAGTGCCTCGATCCATGCGGCCGACGTTGATCAAGCTTTGATCAAACAAGGCGAATACCTTGCCCGCGCCGGTGACTGCGTGGCGTGCCACACCGCCAAGAACGGCAAACCGTTCGCCGGTGGTCTGCCGATGGAAACGCCGATCGGCACGATCTACTCGACCAACATCACCCCGGATAAAACCGGCGTCGGTGAATACAGCTTCGAAGACTTCGATCAGGCCGTGCGCCATGGCGTCGCCAAAAACGGTAGTACCTTGTACCCGGCGATGCCGTATCCGTCCTATGCCCGTGTCAGCGAAACCGACATGCAAGCGCTGTACGCGTACTTCATGCACGGCGTCGCACCGGTCGCGCAGGAGAACAAGGCCAGCGACATCCCGTGGCCGTTGAGCATGCGCTGGCCGCTGATGGGTTGGCGCTGGATGTTTGCGCCGAAGGTCGAGGACTACAAGGCGACCGGGGACGACGCCGTCATCAACCGTGGCGCCTATCTGGTCGAAGGCCTGGGCCATTGCGGTGCCTGTCACACACCGCGCGCGCTGACCATGCAGGAAAAATCCTTGAGCGCGGCCGATGGCAGTAACTTCCTCGCCGGCAGTGCGCCGCTGGAAGGCTGGATCGCCAAAAGCCTGCGCGGTGATCACAAGGACGGTCTGGGCAGTTGGAGCGAGGAGCAACTGGTGCAGTTCCTCAAGACCGGGCGCAGCGATCGCAGCGCGGTGTTCGGCGGGATGAGCGATGTGGTCACCCACAGCATGCAATACATGACCGATGCCGACCTGACAGCGATTGCCCGCTACCTCAAATCGCTGCCGGCCACTGATCCGAACGATCAACCGCATCAGTACGATGAGAAAGCCGCCAAAGCCCTGTGGAATGGTGACGACAGCCAGCGCGGAGCGGCCGTGTACATCGACAACTGCGCGGCGTGCCATCGCACCGACGGCCACGGCTATACCCGCGTGTTCCCGGCGCTGGCGGGCAATCCGGTGCTGCAATCGGACGATCCGACTTCGCTGATCCATATCGTGCTCAAGGGCGGTACGCTGCCAGCGACGCACACTGCGCCTTCGACCTTCACCATGCCGGGTTTCGCCTGGCGCCTGTCGGATCAGGAAGTGGCGGACGTCGTGAGTTTCATCCGTGGCAGCTGGGGCAACAAAGGCGCGCCGGTGAAGGTCGCCGATGTCGCCGAACTGCGCAAGGAAGATATGAAACACACCTCCAGCGATGACCTCGGTCAGGTGACGCAACACAACTGA
- a CDS encoding gamma carbonic anhydrase family protein, with protein MSVRKYQNHTPSLSKGAFVDASAVVIGDVEIGEDSSVWPLTVIRGDMHRIRIGARTSVQDGCVLHITHAGPFNPDGFPLLIGDDVTIAHKVMLHGCTVGSRVLIGMGSIVMDGAVVEDDVIIGAGSLVPPGKRLETGFLYVGSPVKQVRPLTDKEKAFFTYSAANYVKLKDLHLAEGYDTL; from the coding sequence ATGTCCGTTCGCAAGTACCAGAATCACACCCCCAGCCTGAGCAAAGGCGCGTTTGTCGACGCCTCGGCGGTGGTTATCGGCGACGTCGAAATCGGTGAAGACAGCTCCGTCTGGCCGCTGACTGTGATCCGTGGCGACATGCACCGCATCCGCATCGGTGCGCGCACCAGCGTCCAGGACGGTTGCGTGCTGCACATCACCCACGCCGGCCCGTTCAACCCGGACGGCTTCCCGCTGCTGATCGGCGACGACGTGACCATCGCCCACAAAGTCATGCTGCATGGCTGCACCGTCGGTAGCCGCGTGTTGATCGGCATGGGCAGCATTGTCATGGACGGCGCGGTAGTTGAAGACGACGTGATCATCGGCGCCGGCAGCCTGGTGCCGCCGGGCAAGCGCCTTGAAACTGGCTTCCTGTATGTCGGCAGCCCGGTGAAACAGGTTCGCCCGCTGACCGACAAGGAAAAAGCCTTCTTCACTTACAGCGCCGCCAACTACGTGAAGCTCAAGGACCTGCATCTGGCCGAAGGCTACGACACACTCTGA
- a CDS encoding GMC family oxidoreductase — protein MATVMKKVDAVIVGFGWTGAIMAKELTEAGLNVLALERGPMQDTYPDGNYPQVIDELTYSVRKKLFQDISKETVTIRHSVNDIALPNRQLGAFLPGNGVGGAGLHWSGVHFRVDPIELRMRSHYEERYGKSFIPKDMTIQDFGVSYEELEPFFDFAEKVFGTSGQAWTVKGQLVGQGKGGNPYAPDRSNPFPLEAQKNTVSAQLFGKAATEVGYKPYNLPSANTSGPYTNPYGAQMGPCNFCGFCSGYVCYMYSKASPNVNILPALKPLPNFELRPNSHVLRVNLDSTKSKATGVTYIDGQGREIEQPADLVILGAFQLHNVRLMLLSGIGKPYDPISGEGVVGRNFAYQNMATIKAFFDKDTHTNNFIGAGGNGVALDDFNADNFDHGPHGFVGGSPMWVNQAGSRPIAGTSNPPGTPAWGSAWKRATADYYTHQVSMDAHGAHQSYRGNYLDLDPVYRDAYGLPLLRMTFDWQENDIKMNRFMVEKMGKVAEAMGPKAIAVIGKKVGDHFNTASYQTTHLNGGAIMGTDPKKSALNRYLQSWDVHNVFVPGASAFPQGLGYNPTGLVAALTYWSAKAIREQYLKNPGPLVQA, from the coding sequence ATGGCAACGGTAATGAAGAAGGTTGACGCAGTCATCGTCGGTTTTGGCTGGACCGGCGCGATCATGGCCAAGGAACTGACCGAAGCGGGCCTCAACGTGCTGGCGCTGGAGCGCGGGCCGATGCAGGACACCTACCCCGACGGCAACTATCCGCAGGTGATCGACGAACTCACCTACAGCGTGCGCAAAAAACTCTTTCAGGACATCTCCAAAGAAACCGTCACCATTCGCCACAGCGTCAACGACATCGCCCTGCCGAACCGCCAGTTGGGCGCGTTCCTGCCGGGCAATGGCGTCGGCGGTGCCGGCCTGCACTGGTCGGGTGTGCACTTCCGGGTCGATCCGATCGAGTTGCGCATGCGCAGCCACTACGAAGAGCGCTACGGCAAAAGCTTTATCCCCAAGGACATGACCATCCAGGACTTCGGCGTCAGCTATGAAGAGCTGGAACCGTTTTTCGATTTCGCCGAAAAAGTCTTCGGCACCTCGGGTCAGGCCTGGACGGTGAAGGGCCAACTGGTCGGTCAGGGCAAGGGCGGCAATCCATACGCGCCGGATCGTTCCAACCCGTTCCCGCTGGAAGCGCAGAAGAATACGGTTTCCGCACAACTGTTCGGCAAAGCGGCGACAGAAGTCGGCTACAAACCCTACAACCTGCCGTCCGCAAATACCTCCGGGCCTTACACCAACCCTTACGGCGCACAAATGGGGCCGTGCAACTTCTGTGGTTTCTGCAGCGGTTATGTCTGCTACATGTACTCCAAGGCGTCGCCTAACGTGAACATTCTGCCGGCGCTGAAACCGCTGCCGAATTTCGAGCTGCGGCCTAACTCGCACGTGCTGCGCGTCAACCTCGACAGCACGAAATCCAAAGCCACCGGCGTGACCTACATCGACGGACAGGGTCGCGAGATCGAGCAACCGGCGGATCTGGTGATCCTCGGCGCGTTCCAGTTGCACAACGTGCGTCTGATGCTGCTCTCCGGCATCGGCAAACCGTACGACCCGATCAGCGGCGAAGGCGTGGTCGGGCGTAACTTCGCCTACCAGAACATGGCGACCATCAAGGCGTTCTTCGACAAGGACACCCACACCAACAACTTCATCGGTGCCGGCGGTAACGGCGTGGCGCTGGACGATTTCAACGCCGACAACTTCGACCACGGCCCGCACGGCTTCGTCGGTGGCTCGCCGATGTGGGTCAACCAGGCCGGCAGTCGGCCGATTGCCGGCACCTCGAACCCGCCGGGCACTCCGGCCTGGGGCAGCGCTTGGAAACGCGCGACCGCCGATTACTACACCCACCAGGTGTCGATGGACGCCCACGGTGCGCATCAGTCCTACCGTGGCAACTACCTTGATCTCGATCCGGTGTACCGCGATGCCTACGGTTTGCCGCTGCTGCGCATGACCTTCGACTGGCAGGAAAACGACATCAAGATGAACCGCTTCATGGTCGAGAAAATGGGCAAGGTCGCTGAAGCAATGGGGCCGAAAGCGATTGCAGTGATCGGCAAGAAGGTCGGCGATCACTTCAACACCGCCTCTTACCAGACCACCCACCTTAACGGTGGCGCGATCATGGGCACCGATCCGAAGAAGAGCGCGCTGAACCGCTACTTGCAGAGCTGGGACGTGCACAACGTCTTCGTCCCTGGCGCCTCGGCGTTCCCGCAGGGTCTTGGCTACAACCCGACCGGACTGGTTGCCGCACTGACCTATTGGTCGGCGAAGGCGATCCGCGAGCAGTACCTGAAAAACCCCGGCCCGCTGGTTCAGGCTTAA